A genome region from Cerasicoccus sp. TK19100 includes the following:
- a CDS encoding cysteine hydrolase, which yields MRSALLIIDLQNDFTRKDGKLPACIEQMEQVIESINRAVARRNAQQELSAAVITQWSNPIIRILTKNSVKPGTHGAELDARLNPGITNCFTKSNKDIFSSKDLTEWLQANHVEEIILSGLALEYCIKTSAIAAINRGYSVSVLRDGVASYQCKNREKRLEELLTAGAKIHAGSEG from the coding sequence ATGAGATCCGCGCTACTCATTATCGATCTACAAAACGACTTCACGAGAAAGGACGGCAAGCTACCCGCCTGCATCGAACAAATGGAGCAAGTCATAGAATCGATAAACCGCGCCGTAGCTCGTCGCAACGCTCAGCAGGAACTGAGCGCAGCAGTCATTACTCAATGGTCGAATCCAATCATACGAATTTTGACCAAAAACAGTGTAAAGCCCGGCACCCACGGAGCCGAGCTAGACGCCAGATTAAATCCGGGAATTACAAACTGCTTCACCAAAAGCAACAAAGACATCTTTTCGAGTAAGGACCTCACTGAATGGCTTCAAGCAAACCACGTTGAGGAAATCATCTTAAGCGGACTTGCCTTGGAATACTGCATAAAAACTTCTGCGATCGCAGCGATCAACCGTGGATATTCTGTGTCCGTACTTCGGGATGGAGTCGCCTCATACCAGTGTAAAAACCGGGAGAAACGATTAGAAGAATTGCTCACAGCTGGCGCTAAGATCCACGCAGGATCGGAAGGCTAG